AATTTTAGCTTAGGATTAAATTTTTCTACTTCTTCAATTATAATATATATAATAGGACAAATACTTTTTTCTTTTGTTATGATTTATAGAGGAGTATTATTTGAAAACCTTAGTACAAGTACTAGAAGGAAGAGAATATATATGAGGGATTTATATAAATAAAGTAGTATTTTATAATATGAGATTTAGATAATAAGCTATTCTATAAGGTTTGGAGGGGTATTATGAACTTGCAATTTAGAAGTATGGATAAAAAAGATATTTTAGTTGTATATGAGTTTTTTAATGATTTAAAAGAAGAGAAGGCAGAGGTTACATTTGTAGATATAAACTCTAAAGATCAAGTAAAACAAATGTTAGAAGATAAAAATAATTATTTGTATATTTGTGAAGAGGAAGGAGAGTTAATAGCAGTATTTAGGGGGATAAGAGGAAAAGGTAAAGAAAACCATAGTGCGTTTTTAACTTTAGCAGTAAGAAAAAAATTAAGAGGTAAAAAGATTGCTCAAAGCCTTACTGAATTTGGATTAAAAGATATGAAAAATAATGGTATAAAAATAGTTCGAGCATATGTTTATAATGATAATTATGCATCACTAAATACTTTATTAAAATTAAGATTTAGCATATCAGGTTCTGTTCATATGGATCATTATGATGAAACTAAAGGGCATTATGTAGACGATATAATATTTCATAAAATTTTATAGATACAAAGGAGTTTAATATGAAAACTATAGAAGAGTATTTTGAATCAAAAACAGATAATATTTATTTTATTGAATTGAAAAACAAAGAACAATTAGAAGTTAAAGGAATAGAGCTAGATGAAACTATACCTTATCCTTTAATTGTAAAAAACTTAGCAAAAGAAATAAAAAGTAATAAAGAAGTAGAAGAACTTAAAGTTAAATATATGGTGGATGGGATTATATATTTACTTGGTATAGATCCTAAATTTAAGCATAAAGAAAAATATTTAGAATTTTTGTATTCATATGATTCTAATATTAAAGGATATATATTATCAGAAGGTATAAAAAAATTAAATGATAATAAAATAGATGAAGCCCTTATATATTTAAGAAGTTTACTAAATATAGATAGAGAAAATGTAAAAGCATTATATAGTTATGGATTAGCTTTGGAAAATAAATCTATAGAATTCTATAATAAAAATGAAAGTCAATCAGGAAATATATTTTTTAAAAAATCAACTTATATGTTTGAAACTATATTAGATATAGATCCAAGCTTTAGTCTTGCTTATTATAAATTAGGATATCACTATAGAAATAGTAAGCAATTTAAGAAGTCAGAAATTATATGGGAAAAATTTGTTAATATGACTTCAATGAATGAATTAATAGATGAAGTAAAATTACAATTAGAAGCTATGAAAGATGATGTTAGATATGAAGAAGGATATAACTTAGTGTTGATAGGAAAAGCTAATGAGGGATTAGAAAAGTTACTTCCGTTGGTAGAAGATCATGGAGATTGGTGGAATTTGTTATTTTTTGTAGGACTTGCTTATAGACAACTTGGAATGTATAGTGAGGCTGTAAGTTATTTTGAGAAGGTATTGATATTTGAAGCTAATCAAATAGATACTTTAAATGAGCTTGGATTATGTTATGCAAATTTAGAAAAATATACACAAGCTATAAATAAGTTTGACAAAGCATTGGAATTAAAACCTAAAGAATCAGAAATATTATGCAATAGAGGAATGACATATTTACAAATGAATAATCTAAAAAAAGCGGAAATAGATATAGAAAGAGCATTTGAATTAAATCCTGAAGATGAAGTAACTAAAGCTTGTATGATAGAAATAGATAAAAGAAAAGAGTAAATTTGCTCTTTTCTTTTATTGTTTTCAAAAGATTACAGAAAATTAAAAATTAAATTTATTATTTAAAAAAGGTATTAGAAAATAAATATCTAATATATATATAATAGCCTTAATTAATTTAAATATTAACAATTGGAAGGGGAGAATTAATGCAGACAATTAAAGAGTTAATAAAGAAAAGTCAAAATCAAAAAACAAAAAAGCTTGCTATTGCAGCATGTGAAGATAAAGAATTATTAAAAGCTATAGTGGAAGCTGCAGAATTAGATATTATAGATCCTATATTGATTGGAGATATAATAAAAACACAGTTAATTGCAAAAGAATTAAATCTTAATATAGAAAAATATAAAAAAATAAAAACCAAAGATATAAGAGAGTCAGCAATGACTGCTGTAAAACTTATAAAAGCAGGTGAAGCTGATTTTATAATGAAGGGTTTAATTGACACTTCAATATTACTAAAAGAAGTTTTAAATAAAGAATATGGATTGAGAGAAGAGAATTTATTAAGTCATGTAATGATATACGAAATACCTAGTTATCATAAATTACTTGCATTAACAGATGGAGGTATGAATATAAATCCTAGTGTAGAAGAAAGAATATCTATAATAAAAAATGGAACAAATGCATTAATGAGATTAGGATATAAAAAAGTTAATGTAGCATGTCTTTCTGCCAAAGAAAAGGTGAATCCTAAAATGCAATCTACTGTTGATGCAAAAAATATAGAAGAATTATGGAAAAAAGAATCTGTTCAAAATGTTATTGTAGAAGGACCTTTAGCATTAGACTTAGCTATATCAAAATCAGCAGCTCAGACTAAAGGGTTCGAAAGTAATATTGCAGGTGAAACTGATATTTTGCTTGTACCTAATATAGAAATGGGGAATGGTATAGGTAAAAGTTTGACTTATTTTGCTAAAGCAAAATCTGCAGGTGTTATAATGGGAGCAAAAGTACCTATAGTATTAGTATCAAGAGCAGATGACTATGAAACAAAATTAAACTCAATTGCACTAGGTAGCGTAATATCTTAAAAAGGAGTGTAGATTTATGAAAAAACTTTTAACGGGTAATGAAGCAGTAGCTAGAGGTGCTTATGAATCAGGGGTAACATTAGCAGCAGCGTATCCAGGTACACCTAGTACTGAAATACTAGAAAACGTTTCTAAATATAAAGAAATTTATTCAGAATGGTCACCTAATGAGAAGGTTGCTTTAGAAGTAGCTATAGGGGGTTC
The genomic region above belongs to Senegalia massiliensis and contains:
- a CDS encoding GNAT family N-acetyltransferase; translation: MNLQFRSMDKKDILVVYEFFNDLKEEKAEVTFVDINSKDQVKQMLEDKNNYLYICEEEGELIAVFRGIRGKGKENHSAFLTLAVRKKLRGKKIAQSLTEFGLKDMKNNGIKIVRAYVYNDNYASLNTLLKLRFSISGSVHMDHYDETKGHYVDDIIFHKIL
- a CDS encoding tetratricopeptide repeat protein; protein product: MKTIEEYFESKTDNIYFIELKNKEQLEVKGIELDETIPYPLIVKNLAKEIKSNKEVEELKVKYMVDGIIYLLGIDPKFKHKEKYLEFLYSYDSNIKGYILSEGIKKLNDNKIDEALIYLRSLLNIDRENVKALYSYGLALENKSIEFYNKNESQSGNIFFKKSTYMFETILDIDPSFSLAYYKLGYHYRNSKQFKKSEIIWEKFVNMTSMNELIDEVKLQLEAMKDDVRYEEGYNLVLIGKANEGLEKLLPLVEDHGDWWNLLFFVGLAYRQLGMYSEAVSYFEKVLIFEANQIDTLNELGLCYANLEKYTQAINKFDKALELKPKESEILCNRGMTYLQMNNLKKAEIDIERAFELNPEDEVTKACMIEIDKRKE
- a CDS encoding bifunctional enoyl-CoA hydratase/phosphate acetyltransferase, translating into MQTIKELIKKSQNQKTKKLAIAACEDKELLKAIVEAAELDIIDPILIGDIIKTQLIAKELNLNIEKYKKIKTKDIRESAMTAVKLIKAGEADFIMKGLIDTSILLKEVLNKEYGLREENLLSHVMIYEIPSYHKLLALTDGGMNINPSVEERISIIKNGTNALMRLGYKKVNVACLSAKEKVNPKMQSTVDAKNIEELWKKESVQNVIVEGPLALDLAISKSAAQTKGFESNIAGETDILLVPNIEMGNGIGKSLTYFAKAKSAGVIMGAKVPIVLVSRADDYETKLNSIALGSVIS